The following are encoded in a window of Salinigranum halophilum genomic DNA:
- a CDS encoding cytochrome c oxidase subunit II codes for MEIHRFEKLWVALALLLIVGFIGTVTYGAVGAGVKMVDDSGGTVDPNALNDHPRFGEPGTYQTGENEYDVYVISRQFLFEPGTNQPIRVPAGSTVTFHITSSDVIHGFEVAGTNVNTMAIPGQVARVTVQFEEARNYGIICHEYCGAAHHTMEGQLQVVPQSEFSSADLQNPAVADRDEPVSDVDEEETE; via the coding sequence ATGGAGATACACCGCTTCGAGAAGCTCTGGGTCGCACTGGCACTCTTGCTCATCGTCGGGTTCATCGGCACCGTCACGTACGGTGCCGTCGGGGCCGGCGTGAAGATGGTCGACGACAGCGGCGGAACCGTCGACCCCAACGCGTTGAACGACCACCCGCGATTCGGCGAGCCCGGGACGTACCAGACGGGCGAGAACGAGTACGACGTGTACGTCATCTCCCGGCAGTTCCTCTTCGAACCCGGGACGAACCAGCCCATCCGTGTCCCCGCAGGGTCGACCGTGACGTTCCACATCACGTCGAGCGACGTCATCCACGGCTTCGAGGTCGCCGGCACGAACGTCAACACGATGGCGATTCCCGGCCAGGTGGCACGGGTCACCGTCCAGTTCGAGGAGGCACGCAACTACGGTATCATCTGCCACGAGTACTGTGGAGCGGCCCACCACACGATGGAGGGGCAACTCCAGGTCGTGCCGCAGTCGGAGTTCTCGAGCGCGGACCTCCAGAACCCTGCTGTCGCCGACCGTGACGAGCCCGTGAGCGACGTCGACGAGGAGGAGACCGAATAA
- the meaB gene encoding methylmalonyl Co-A mutase-associated GTPase MeaB, whose protein sequence is MSQVERDLVEDLLGGSHRALARVITKIENRSPGYRDIVSALHDHAGTAEVIGVTGSPGAGKSTLVDKVVKQYRDRGETVGVIAVDPSSPYTGGAVLGDRIRMASNVGDMDVFFRSMSARGRLGGLSTATSDAVTALDAFGKDRIVIETVGAGQNEIDIVRTADSVVVLVQPASGDDVQMLKAGILEIGDVFVVNKADMDGTARTVAELEEMIHLRGDPMKNLDTGHHGFDATEPTAANGEPESDDEHESWTPEVVETVATAGDGVDDLVEALAAHRRFMEESGRLREKAQTRYAEEIRRLIQSDLSDLVGRELDARGGVDALAAAVVDRETDPYTVADDVITPVRECFDDERT, encoded by the coding sequence ATGAGCCAGGTCGAACGCGACCTCGTCGAGGATCTCCTCGGCGGCTCACATCGCGCGCTGGCACGGGTCATCACGAAGATCGAGAACCGCTCGCCGGGCTACCGCGACATCGTCTCGGCGCTCCACGACCACGCCGGGACCGCGGAGGTCATCGGGGTCACCGGCAGCCCCGGCGCCGGGAAGTCGACGCTCGTCGACAAGGTCGTCAAGCAGTACCGCGACCGCGGGGAGACCGTCGGCGTCATCGCCGTCGACCCCTCCTCACCGTACACGGGCGGGGCCGTCCTCGGCGACCGCATCCGCATGGCGTCGAACGTCGGCGACATGGACGTGTTCTTCCGCTCGATGTCCGCCCGGGGCCGACTCGGCGGGCTCTCGACGGCGACCTCCGATGCGGTGACGGCCCTGGACGCGTTCGGCAAGGACCGGATCGTCATCGAGACCGTCGGGGCGGGCCAAAACGAAATCGACATCGTCCGCACCGCCGATTCGGTCGTCGTGTTGGTCCAGCCGGCTTCCGGCGACGACGTCCAGATGCTCAAGGCGGGCATCCTCGAGATCGGCGACGTCTTCGTGGTCAACAAGGCCGACATGGACGGGACCGCTCGGACGGTCGCCGAACTGGAGGAGATGATCCACCTCCGGGGCGACCCGATGAAGAACCTCGACACCGGCCACCACGGGTTCGACGCGACCGAGCCGACCGCCGCGAACGGCGAACCGGAGTCGGACGACGAACACGAGTCGTGGACGCCCGAGGTCGTCGAGACGGTCGCGACTGCCGGAGACGGTGTCGACGACCTCGTCGAGGCGCTCGCGGCTCACCGTCGGTTCATGGAGGAGTCGGGACGCCTCCGCGAGAAGGCACAGACCAGATACGCCGAGGAGATTCGCCGGCTCATCCAGTCGGACCTCTCGGACCTCGTGGGGCGCGAACTCGACGCCCGCGGTGGTGTCGATGCGCTCGCCGCGGCCGTCGTCGACCGCGAGACGGACCCGTACACCGTCGCCGACGACGTCATCACACCGGTGCGTGAGTGCTTCGACGACGAACGAACGTGA
- a CDS encoding sulfite exporter TauE/SafE family protein, with product MVVLGWAVAAVAVTEAVGVATPELLVFLVIGLLGGAHCLGMCGPLVGLYADRMSSSAGRGRAVRQHALFNLGRTAGYALAGLLLGGLGAVVFDAASFARIATPVRGVAGVAAGAFILVTGATYAAGSSGHGASIPGLGGAFARVSGALTARVDRWVGGPRIVGLGMVHALLPCPILYPVYLYALARGSPVAGAVSLALVGLGTFPTLFASGLAVGALDGIAPTNRVRLHRVLGVAFLLLGYIPLAHGLMLLGVDLLPHVHIPVYQPLG from the coding sequence GTGGTCGTCCTCGGGTGGGCCGTCGCGGCCGTGGCTGTCACTGAGGCGGTCGGCGTCGCCACCCCGGAACTGCTCGTCTTCCTCGTCATCGGCCTGCTGGGGGGCGCACACTGTCTCGGGATGTGTGGCCCGCTCGTCGGGCTGTACGCCGACCGGATGTCGTCGTCAGCGGGACGGGGCCGAGCGGTCCGCCAGCACGCGCTGTTCAACCTCGGACGGACGGCGGGCTACGCGCTCGCTGGCCTCCTCCTCGGCGGCCTCGGCGCGGTCGTCTTCGACGCCGCCTCGTTCGCGCGCATCGCCACGCCCGTCCGGGGGGTCGCCGGCGTCGCCGCGGGCGCGTTCATCCTCGTCACCGGCGCGACCTACGCCGCCGGGAGCAGCGGTCACGGCGCCTCGATTCCCGGGCTCGGTGGCGCGTTCGCCCGCGTGTCGGGCGCGCTGACCGCACGCGTCGACCGCTGGGTCGGCGGCCCGCGCATCGTCGGACTGGGGATGGTCCACGCGCTCTTGCCGTGTCCCATCCTCTACCCCGTCTACCTCTACGCGCTCGCCCGCGGCTCGCCCGTCGCCGGCGCGGTCTCGCTCGCGCTGGTCGGCCTCGGCACGTTCCCGACGTTGTTCGCGTCGGGGCTCGCCGTCGGCGCGCTCGACGGCATCGCGCCGACGAACCGGGTGCGGCTCCACCGCGTCCTCGGTGTCGCCTTCCTCCTGTTGGGGTACATCCCGCTCGCACACGGACTGATGCTGCTCGGAGTCGACCTGCTCCCGCACGTCCACATCCCCGTCTACCAGCCACTGGGGTGA
- a CDS encoding cobalamin B12-binding domain-containing protein, with translation MSADAEQRTIRCLIAKVGLDGHDRGAHVIARAFRDAGFEVIYSGLHRAPQEIVQAAVQEDVDVIGISILSGAHNTLIPKIVDGLKEYDAFEDTLILVGGIVPDEDREKLKEMGVAEVFGPGTPMEETIEFVRTNAPER, from the coding sequence ATGAGTGCAGACGCAGAGCAGCGGACGATCCGGTGTCTCATCGCCAAGGTCGGACTCGACGGTCACGACCGCGGCGCACACGTCATCGCGCGCGCCTTCCGTGACGCGGGGTTCGAGGTCATCTACTCGGGGCTCCACCGTGCCCCACAGGAAATCGTCCAGGCCGCCGTCCAGGAGGACGTCGACGTCATCGGCATCTCCATCCTGTCGGGGGCGCACAACACGCTCATTCCGAAGATCGTCGACGGCCTGAAAGAGTACGACGCGTTCGAGGACACCCTCATCCTCGTGGGGGGCATCGTCCCCGACGAAGACCGTGAGAAGCTGAAGGAGATGGGCGTCGCGGAGGTGTTCGGCCCGGGCACCCCGATGGAGGAGACCATCGAATTCGTCCGCACGAACGCGCCCGAACGATGA
- a CDS encoding DUF4013 domain-containing protein — MAIDIEATAKYPLASDDWIKTVGIGGVLTLFSFLLVPVLFVYGYLVRVLRAGMRDSPEPPTFDDWGSLLREGVVAFVVIFVYQLIPLIVFAVTVGGSLAAVATGSRTGASLGLVGLLGGVTVSSLLALVFGYFGLVGLANFAHEGTLGSAFDVAVIRDVALSREYAIPWLYGVGFVFVAGVLTSVLNVVPIVGAIIGVFVIFYAQICAFKLWGMGFSAATDVGSTPGTGTTVTA, encoded by the coding sequence ATGGCAATCGACATCGAGGCGACGGCGAAGTACCCACTCGCGTCGGACGACTGGATAAAGACCGTCGGCATCGGGGGCGTGTTGACCCTCTTTTCGTTCTTGCTCGTCCCGGTCCTCTTCGTCTACGGCTACCTCGTCCGTGTCCTCCGGGCGGGGATGCGGGACAGTCCCGAGCCGCCGACGTTCGACGACTGGGGGTCGCTCCTCCGCGAGGGCGTCGTGGCGTTCGTCGTAATCTTCGTCTACCAGTTGATCCCGCTCATCGTCTTCGCGGTGACCGTCGGCGGGTCGCTCGCCGCCGTGGCGACGGGGTCGCGGACCGGGGCGAGCCTCGGCCTCGTCGGCCTGCTCGGGGGCGTCACGGTGTCGAGCCTCCTCGCGCTCGTCTTCGGCTACTTCGGGCTCGTTGGACTCGCCAACTTCGCCCACGAGGGGACGCTCGGGTCGGCGTTCGACGTGGCCGTCATCAGGGACGTCGCCCTCAGCCGGGAGTACGCGATTCCCTGGCTCTACGGCGTCGGGTTCGTCTTCGTCGCGGGGGTCCTGACCAGCGTCCTCAACGTCGTGCCGATCGTGGGTGCGATCATCGGCGTGTTCGTCATCTTCTACGCCCAGATCTGTGCGTTCAAGCTCTGGGGCATGGGCTTTTCGGCCGCCACCGACGTCGGCAGCACGCCGGGGACGGGGACGACAGTGACCGCGTAA
- a CDS encoding heavy metal translocating P-type ATPase translates to MTDRCTLCDLPTPDPPVTAEDVDGVFCCQGCLVVARTLDDAASTELSPDEVDAALDEGTDSPDADEPLPEDAVESYLAVDGMHCATCESFVESRLRDGAVYDADASYASGLVKVSHAPGLETADLATRIDGLGYRARDVDSEGERDASDQVGRLLVGGFFGMMTMLWYVLFLYPTYVGVDASLLLFDVSSAAGVYLVANIWVMTTVVLGYTGFPILRGAYVSLRAREPNMDLLVATAATTAYVYSTLLVLTGANELYFDITVVVVLAVSIGGYYEERLRETAAGDLKDLSERRVSEARVRTETGTETVSLDEVQGGDEVVVRAGEPVPVDGVVADGSGAVDESLLTGESRPVRREAGDDVLGGSLLREGGLVVTADAEATRTLDRLVELQWSLRTTSGAQRLADRLAGVFVPVVFALAAVATVAHLTLGATPTTALLTGLTVLVVSCPCALGLATPMAVASGVSEALSRGVVVRSGELFERATETDVVAFDKTGTLTTGRMAVQAVEGDPETLAVAGALEQFADHPVADAIVAAAERTDESALPPGTDPADGRLTAPDGGREITDVEAHPGRGVSGTVGGREALVGSADLFAARGWALPAELRRRATDARESGAVPALVGWAGRARGLVVAGDDPRPEWETVVDSLADERRVVVITGDGEAAAARFAAHEGVDEVFTDTRPEAKVALVDRLREGGRVVFVGDGSNDAPALAAADLGIALESGTPLAVDAADAVVTTDDLRTVETVFDVTRATRSRIRQNLGWAFLYNVVAVPLAAIGLLNPLFAAVAMAASSIIVVLNSRRSYALSRRGGTDETDEPDETDQACEAGDPRDGGTSA, encoded by the coding sequence ATGACCGACCGCTGCACGCTCTGTGACCTCCCGACGCCCGACCCGCCGGTCACGGCCGAGGACGTCGACGGGGTGTTCTGCTGTCAGGGCTGTCTCGTCGTGGCCCGGACACTCGACGACGCCGCGTCGACCGAACTGAGCCCCGACGAGGTCGACGCGGCACTCGACGAGGGGACGGACAGTCCCGACGCCGACGAGCCCCTCCCCGAGGACGCCGTCGAGTCGTACCTCGCCGTGGACGGCATGCACTGTGCGACCTGCGAGTCGTTCGTCGAGTCGCGGCTCCGCGACGGGGCGGTGTACGACGCCGACGCCAGCTACGCCTCGGGGCTGGTGAAGGTGAGCCACGCCCCCGGGCTCGAGACGGCGGACCTCGCCACGCGCATCGACGGACTCGGCTACCGCGCGCGCGACGTCGACAGCGAGGGCGAGCGCGACGCGTCCGACCAGGTCGGTCGGCTCCTCGTCGGCGGCTTCTTCGGCATGATGACCATGCTGTGGTACGTCCTCTTCCTCTATCCGACCTACGTGGGCGTCGACGCCTCGCTCTTGCTGTTCGACGTCTCCTCGGCCGCGGGCGTCTACCTCGTCGCCAACATCTGGGTGATGACGACCGTCGTCCTCGGCTACACGGGCTTTCCCATCCTCCGGGGGGCGTACGTCAGCCTCAGGGCGCGCGAGCCGAACATGGACCTCCTCGTCGCCACCGCGGCGACGACGGCGTACGTCTACTCGACGCTTCTCGTGCTCACGGGGGCCAACGAGCTCTACTTCGACATCACCGTCGTGGTCGTCCTCGCCGTCTCTATCGGCGGCTACTACGAGGAACGGCTGCGCGAGACGGCGGCCGGCGACCTGAAAGACCTCTCCGAGCGCCGGGTCTCCGAGGCGCGCGTGCGGACCGAAACGGGGACCGAGACGGTGTCGCTCGACGAGGTGCAGGGAGGCGACGAGGTGGTCGTCCGGGCGGGCGAGCCAGTCCCCGTCGACGGCGTCGTCGCCGACGGGTCGGGCGCGGTCGACGAGTCGCTCCTCACGGGGGAGTCCCGACCCGTCCGCCGCGAGGCGGGCGACGACGTCCTCGGCGGGTCGCTCCTGCGCGAGGGAGGGCTGGTCGTCACCGCGGACGCCGAGGCGACGCGGACGCTCGACCGACTCGTCGAACTGCAGTGGAGCCTCCGGACGACGTCGGGCGCACAACGGCTCGCCGACCGCCTCGCGGGCGTGTTCGTCCCGGTCGTCTTCGCGCTCGCCGCCGTCGCGACAGTGGCGCACCTCACACTCGGTGCCACGCCCACCACCGCGCTCTTGACCGGGCTCACGGTCCTCGTCGTCTCCTGTCCCTGCGCCCTCGGACTCGCGACGCCGATGGCCGTCGCCAGCGGCGTGAGCGAGGCCCTCTCGCGGGGTGTCGTCGTCCGTTCGGGCGAACTGTTCGAACGGGCCACGGAGACGGACGTCGTCGCCTTCGACAAGACGGGGACGCTGACGACGGGGCGGATGGCGGTCCAGGCGGTCGAGGGCGACCCGGAGACGCTCGCCGTCGCGGGGGCGCTCGAGCAGTTCGCCGACCATCCGGTCGCAGACGCCATCGTCGCTGCGGCGGAACGCACGGACGAGAGCGCGCTGCCGCCCGGCACTGACCCCGCCGACGGTCGGCTGACGGCTCCCGACGGCGGCCGGGAGATTACGGACGTGGAGGCCCACCCCGGCCGGGGTGTCTCGGGGACGGTCGGGGGCCGTGAGGCGCTCGTCGGGAGCGCCGACCTCTTCGCCGCGCGGGGGTGGGCGCTCCCCGCGGAACTCCGTCGGCGGGCGACGGACGCCCGCGAGTCGGGGGCCGTGCCGGCGCTCGTCGGCTGGGCGGGGCGCGCGCGGGGACTCGTGGTCGCCGGCGACGACCCGCGGCCGGAGTGGGAGACGGTCGTCGACTCGCTCGCCGACGAGCGCCGCGTCGTCGTCATCACGGGCGACGGCGAGGCGGCGGCGGCCCGTTTCGCCGCACACGAGGGCGTCGACGAGGTGTTCACCGACACACGCCCGGAGGCCAAGGTCGCGCTGGTCGACCGCCTGCGCGAGGGCGGGAGAGTGGTGTTCGTCGGCGACGGGAGCAACGACGCGCCGGCGCTCGCCGCGGCCGACCTCGGAATCGCTCTCGAGTCCGGCACGCCGCTCGCCGTCGACGCCGCCGACGCCGTCGTCACGACCGACGACCTCCGCACCGTCGAGACCGTCTTCGACGTGACGCGAGCCACTCGGTCGCGGATCAGACAGAACCTCGGCTGGGCGTTCCTCTACAACGTCGTCGCCGTCCCGCTCGCGGCGATCGGCCTCCTGAACCCCCTCTTCGCCGCCGTCGCGATGGCCGCGAGCAGTATCATCGTCGTCCTGAACTCCCGGCGCTCCTACGCGCTCTCGCGGCGGGGCGGAACGGACGAGACTGACGAGCCAGACGAGACCGACCAAGCGTGCGAGGCAGGCGACCCACGAGACGGGGGGACGTCCGCGTGA
- a CDS encoding DUF7546 family protein — MTTAVPSFGRGRDARTLVLVAGALIACEFLVLGVYFSFSSYRVLSPRYVLYPFVWLNVAVLALLVVERPRATGRRRLLSLGVAVGYFALLAWLDGTLGVGTGAGTLRVLSLPPGWGPALLYDDAVRVVLFPFKTVGYAVLAYLVYGLVTELTGPSGLVGGAVGLFSCVSCTLPVAAAVVSGLVGGTVGAVGTATGTWSYDLSTLAYVVSVGLLAWRPSFATFARGRE, encoded by the coding sequence GTGACCACCGCCGTTCCCTCGTTCGGCCGCGGCCGCGACGCCCGGACGCTGGTGCTCGTCGCCGGCGCGCTCATCGCGTGTGAGTTCCTCGTCCTCGGCGTGTACTTCTCGTTCTCGTCGTACCGCGTGTTGTCCCCGCGGTACGTCCTCTACCCGTTCGTCTGGCTGAACGTCGCCGTCCTCGCACTGCTGGTCGTGGAGCGGCCGCGCGCGACGGGGCGACGCCGACTGCTCTCACTCGGCGTCGCCGTCGGCTACTTCGCGCTGCTGGCGTGGCTCGACGGAACGCTCGGCGTGGGCACGGGTGCGGGAACGCTCCGCGTGCTCTCGCTCCCGCCCGGGTGGGGGCCGGCGCTCCTGTACGACGACGCCGTACGCGTGGTGCTGTTCCCGTTCAAGACCGTCGGCTACGCCGTCCTCGCGTACCTGGTCTACGGCCTCGTGACCGAACTCACGGGGCCGTCCGGCCTCGTCGGGGGAGCCGTCGGGCTCTTCTCGTGTGTGTCGTGCACGCTCCCCGTCGCCGCCGCCGTAGTCTCGGGTCTCGTCGGCGGGACGGTAGGAGCGGTCGGAACGGCGACCGGGACCTGGTCGTACGACCTCTCGACCCTGGCGTACGTCGTTTCGGTGGGGCTGCTGGCGTGGCGGCCGTCGTTCGCGACGTTCGCACGCGGGCGGGAGTGA
- a CDS encoding b(o/a)3-type cytochrome-c oxidase subunit 1, which produces MAFADEYREQATDAVPIDREAFVDQFPHDAFIVRLNLAVAFGALGVGGLFGAIQALHRTGIYRGFVSSADYYTLLTGHGVLLALVFTTFFITGIFSWAVVASLDEKLNERLSKAWFGTMFVGTLLAALAILGGLTGGPVSADVLYTFYAPMAASPIFYLGAVLLIVGSWLAGADWFLAYRRWRADHPNDRIPLRTFMVMATMLMWYISTLGVAVSVLFFLLPWSLGLIPAVDPLLTRTLFWYFGHPVVYFWLMPAYLVWYAILPKLSGGRLFSDPLARVVFILFVILSTPVGFHHQYVDPGIAEGFKFIAMTNTMFLLLPSLLTAFTVVASMEHGARQRGGTGRLGWLRALPWDNPAFSGCALAGLMFAAGGFSGMINAGMNINYLVHNTLWVPGHFHLTVGTAAALTFMAITYWLLPQVTGKNLKLKTVAMVQPFTWFIGMTLMSNAMHRAGLAGVPRRTAEPQYANVEFENVIGGIAEMRLQIAVGGVILFIALVMFLAVVVATWLSDRDQKLEVNSELPKPLSGAEHSPKVLDDMRIWALIAIVLIAIAYGPPLWSMVADGLFAPGSPPIPV; this is translated from the coding sequence ATGGCATTCGCAGACGAATACAGAGAGCAAGCAACCGACGCGGTTCCGATAGACAGAGAGGCGTTCGTCGACCAGTTCCCCCACGACGCGTTCATCGTCCGGCTGAACCTCGCCGTGGCGTTCGGCGCGCTCGGCGTCGGGGGGCTGTTCGGGGCCATCCAGGCGCTCCACCGGACGGGCATCTACCGGGGCTTCGTCTCCTCGGCGGACTACTACACGCTCCTCACCGGGCACGGCGTCCTTCTGGCGCTGGTGTTCACGACGTTCTTCATCACGGGAATCTTCTCGTGGGCCGTCGTCGCGAGCCTCGACGAGAAGTTGAACGAACGGTTGTCGAAAGCCTGGTTCGGGACGATGTTCGTCGGGACGCTGCTCGCGGCGCTCGCCATCCTCGGTGGCCTGACGGGCGGTCCCGTGAGCGCGGACGTGCTCTACACGTTCTACGCACCGATGGCGGCCAGTCCCATCTTCTATCTCGGTGCCGTGTTGCTCATCGTGGGCTCGTGGCTCGCCGGTGCGGACTGGTTCCTCGCGTACCGGCGCTGGCGGGCCGACCACCCGAACGACCGCATCCCGCTGCGGACGTTCATGGTGATGGCGACGATGCTCATGTGGTACATCTCGACCCTCGGGGTCGCCGTCTCGGTGCTGTTCTTCCTCCTGCCGTGGTCGCTCGGGCTCATCCCGGCGGTCGACCCGCTGCTCACGAGAACGCTCTTCTGGTACTTCGGCCACCCGGTCGTGTACTTCTGGCTGATGCCCGCGTACCTCGTGTGGTACGCCATCCTGCCGAAGCTCTCGGGCGGGCGGCTCTTCTCGGACCCGCTCGCACGCGTCGTCTTCATCCTCTTCGTCATCCTCTCGACGCCCGTCGGCTTCCATCACCAGTACGTCGACCCCGGTATCGCGGAGGGCTTCAAGTTCATCGCGATGACGAACACGATGTTCCTCTTGCTGCCCTCGCTCCTGACAGCCTTCACCGTCGTCGCGTCGATGGAACACGGCGCGCGCCAGCGCGGGGGCACCGGCCGACTAGGCTGGCTCCGCGCGCTGCCGTGGGACAACCCCGCCTTCTCTGGCTGTGCGCTCGCCGGCCTGATGTTCGCCGCCGGCGGCTTCTCCGGCATGATCAACGCCGGGATGAACATCAACTACCTCGTCCACAACACGCTGTGGGTGCCCGGCCACTTCCACCTGACCGTGGGGACGGCCGCGGCGTTGACCTTCATGGCCATCACCTACTGGCTCCTGCCGCAGGTGACGGGGAAGAACCTCAAGCTGAAGACCGTCGCGATGGTCCAGCCGTTCACCTGGTTCATCGGCATGACGCTCATGTCGAACGCGATGCACCGCGCGGGCCTGGCTGGCGTCCCCCGACGTACGGCCGAACCGCAGTACGCCAACGTCGAGTTCGAGAACGTCATCGGCGGCATCGCTGAGATGCGTCTCCAGATCGCCGTCGGAGGCGTCATCCTCTTCATCGCCCTCGTGATGTTCCTCGCCGTCGTCGTCGCGACGTGGCTCAGCGACCGGGACCAGAAACTCGAGGTCAACAGCGAACTCCCGAAGCCGCTGTCGGGCGCCGAACACAGCCCGAAAGTCCTCGACGACATGCGTATCTGGGCGCTCATCGCCATCGTCCTCATCGCCATCGCCTACGGGCCGCCGCTGTGGTCGATGGTCGCGGACGGCCTCTTCGCACCCGGGAGCCCGCCGATTCCGGTCTAA